The following are encoded in a window of Pseudomonas sp. JQ170C genomic DNA:
- the tssL gene encoding type VI secretion system protein TssL, short form, with product MNTTAMNVRSTTVDIDALLQDSYLLVVELLQGASAQNSEDLWAHCVKQVERVREGLKAGDVAERSIDLISHAHCALLDETVLSRAKDVAHTQWASEPLQAKFFSHHQAGESLYEDMREVLRQPAPDLLVLTAFERVLMLGFRGRYRDIDAPEREQLLTALTARVAPLRVSCGLTTRRVGSRKLGVPGWLQMPLSQVAAAALLLGAVWWGLDHLLGGVIATLLSGQA from the coding sequence ATGAATACGACAGCCATGAACGTACGATCCACGACGGTGGATATAGATGCATTGCTGCAGGACAGCTATCTGCTGGTGGTGGAGCTGCTGCAGGGCGCATCGGCTCAGAACAGCGAGGACCTTTGGGCGCACTGCGTCAAGCAGGTAGAGCGGGTGCGCGAAGGCTTGAAGGCTGGCGACGTGGCCGAGCGCAGTATCGATCTGATCAGTCACGCGCATTGCGCATTGCTGGATGAGACCGTGCTCAGTCGTGCCAAGGACGTAGCCCATACCCAGTGGGCCAGCGAGCCGCTGCAGGCGAAATTCTTCAGCCATCACCAGGCGGGTGAGTCCCTGTACGAGGACATGCGCGAAGTGCTGCGCCAGCCTGCACCTGACCTGCTGGTGCTCACAGCGTTCGAGCGTGTGCTGATGCTGGGCTTTCGTGGGCGTTACCGCGACATTGACGCCCCGGAGCGTGAGCAACTGCTCACCGCACTCACGGCACGGGTCGCACCCCTGCGAGTGTCGTGTGGACTGACCACCCGCCGGGTTGGCAGCCGGAAGCTTGGCGTGCCGGGTTGGTTGCAGATGCCCCTGAGCCAGGTTGCTGCAGCTGCATTGTTGCTCGGTGCTGTCTGGTGGGGGCTGGATCATCTGCTGGGCGGTGTGATCGCAACGCTGCTCTCGGGGCAGGCATGA
- a CDS encoding OmpA family protein yields the protein MTFKHKQGLWLWAGSLGLALLAIVPASGWARAVMALVIVLVVTRTWGRLRKASKTVTQSLVMADGSRLPSLAYRQPVVLVCGDGLDALFGALPIEHLAVRSTAHGCYVRVPGIDQFPLLVATLLSERPHWGAQLSVMWVTNADEHSDGAVLAGQLRAFGYQLAQVRKRGLALPLMLTSYLQATQGEGPWFSWEAGLAQPCVRDANSCVSLDQWQRQAADIATQAARVQLSVKLGGVAAWLNEWVVPQLLTEQVRTPVGLPLACAITMVPTPGPVQQGSLWRQWLRDRLGLLDIRSAEQAASSSLPFPDPLLELLPGGNRRSSLQGAPVAAMWMLVVAAIIALCSSAWQNTLLARQVTDDLRRYHMVFPSSHVDRAGSAVHEEALGVLREDAARLDGYYRQGAPLSLGLGLYRGDQLRPPVLATIAGHRLPLAAPAPQTNADPVRLDSLSLFAIGSAQLKPESTQVLINALVGIKAQPGWLIVIAGHTDATGNADQNLQLSRARAAAVHEWFKRMGEIPDSCFAVQGFGASQPIASNDTEAGRAANRRVEIRLVPDADSCVLSVPGPGTSPAAATAAVMN from the coding sequence ATGACCTTCAAGCACAAGCAAGGGCTTTGGCTATGGGCTGGGTCGCTCGGCTTGGCACTGCTGGCGATTGTCCCTGCGAGCGGTTGGGCTCGGGCGGTGATGGCGCTGGTGATTGTGCTGGTCGTCACTCGCACCTGGGGCCGCCTGCGCAAGGCAAGCAAGACTGTAACCCAGTCACTGGTAATGGCCGACGGCTCGCGTCTGCCGTCACTGGCCTACCGGCAACCCGTGGTCCTGGTGTGTGGCGACGGGCTGGACGCTCTGTTCGGCGCCTTGCCAATCGAGCACCTGGCCGTGCGCAGCACCGCTCATGGTTGCTATGTGCGCGTACCCGGTATCGATCAATTTCCGTTACTGGTTGCAACCCTGCTGAGCGAACGTCCGCACTGGGGGGCGCAGCTCAGCGTCATGTGGGTCACCAATGCGGATGAGCACAGCGATGGCGCTGTCTTGGCAGGCCAGCTGCGAGCCTTCGGCTATCAACTCGCGCAAGTTCGCAAACGTGGCCTCGCATTGCCGCTGATGCTGACCAGCTACCTGCAAGCCACGCAAGGTGAAGGCCCGTGGTTCAGTTGGGAGGCAGGGTTGGCCCAACCCTGTGTACGGGATGCAAACAGCTGCGTGAGCCTTGATCAGTGGCAGCGGCAGGCGGCTGATATTGCGACCCAGGCGGCGCGCGTACAGCTCAGTGTAAAGCTGGGCGGTGTAGCGGCCTGGCTGAACGAGTGGGTAGTGCCGCAGTTGTTGACCGAGCAGGTGCGCACACCTGTCGGCCTGCCGCTGGCCTGTGCGATCACAATGGTGCCCACCCCCGGCCCGGTGCAGCAGGGAAGCCTGTGGCGGCAATGGCTGCGAGACCGACTGGGGTTGCTTGATATCCGCAGCGCCGAGCAGGCAGCAAGCAGCTCGCTGCCGTTTCCGGATCCGCTGCTGGAGTTGTTGCCCGGCGGTAACCGGCGCTCATCATTGCAGGGCGCGCCCGTGGCTGCGATGTGGATGCTGGTGGTCGCCGCGATCATCGCCTTGTGCAGTTCAGCGTGGCAAAACACCTTGCTGGCGCGCCAGGTGACAGACGACCTGCGCCGTTATCACATGGTTTTCCCTTCCAGTCACGTCGATCGGGCTGGATCTGCCGTGCACGAGGAAGCGCTTGGGGTCTTGCGCGAGGATGCGGCGCGCCTGGACGGCTATTACCGCCAGGGCGCGCCCCTCAGCCTGGGGCTGGGTTTGTATCGGGGCGACCAACTGCGTCCCCCGGTACTTGCCACCATCGCCGGTCATCGCCTGCCATTGGCTGCGCCCGCGCCGCAAACAAACGCCGATCCGGTGCGCCTGGACAGCCTGTCGCTGTTTGCCATCGGCAGCGCACAGCTCAAGCCCGAATCAACCCAGGTGTTGATCAACGCCCTGGTAGGCATCAAGGCCCAGCCCGGCTGGTTGATCGTCATTGCCGGGCACACCGATGCCACGGGCAATGCTGACCAGAACCTTCAGTTGTCCCGTGCCCGAGCCGCTGCGGTGCATGAGTGGTTCAAACGCATGGGTGAGATCCCCGACAGCTGTTTTGCAGTGCAGGGCTTTGGCGCCAGCCAGCCGATCGCCAGCAATGACACCGAGGCCGGGCGCGCGGCCAATCGACGCGTAGAAATCCGCCTGGTGCCGGATGCGGACAGCTGTGTGCTGTCCGTGCCCGGGCCGGGCACATCCCCTGCTGCCGCGACTGCGGCAGTTATGAACTAA
- a CDS encoding Hcp family type VI secretion system effector codes for MAIPVYLWLKDDGGADIKGSVNVQGREGSVEVIAQDHGVFIPTDNNTGKLTGARIHEPFLFTKEIDASSPYLYRAVKSGQTLKKAEFKWYRINDAGQEVEYYNTTLENVKVVKVASKMHNVKDPVTEKLNHLELVELRYEKVTWTFKDGNIVHSDSWNERESA; via the coding sequence ATGGCAATTCCGGTTTACCTGTGGCTGAAAGACGATGGTGGTGCGGATATCAAAGGTTCGGTGAATGTGCAGGGGCGCGAGGGCAGCGTCGAAGTGATTGCCCAGGACCACGGCGTGTTCATCCCCACCGATAACAATACCGGCAAGCTGACCGGTGCGCGGATACATGAACCGTTTCTGTTCACCAAAGAAATCGATGCCTCCAGCCCCTATCTCTACCGGGCAGTCAAGTCCGGGCAGACCCTCAAGAAAGCTGAGTTCAAGTGGTATCGCATCAACGATGCAGGCCAGGAAGTCGAGTACTACAACACCACGCTGGAGAACGTGAAAGTGGTGAAAGTCGCCTCGAAAATGCACAACGTCAAAGACCCCGTGACCGAGAAGCTCAACCACCTGGAGTTGGTCGAGTTGCGCTACGAGAAGGTCACCTGGACGTTCAAGGACGGCAACATTGTCCACTCCGACTCCTGGAACGAGCGAGAAAGCGCCTGA
- the tssH gene encoding type VI secretion system ATPase TssH, with product MAHSSTRLLRRLNPYCAQALSAAASLCQGRAHGQISIEHWLLKLLEQGEGDLTVIARRYEWDMDTLWHGLLEHLDRLPRSVQSKPQLCGKLQQLISNAWLNASLEDNSDTLRSAHLLSALIEAPGLLACEAAWPLLSISPVQLQNLVALLDQHSEERPQIQAQKALAGTDAITDASATVVGHSVSDARHEVLDRFTQDITAKAGAGQIDPVFGRDDEIRQVIDILSRRRKNNPILVGDPGVGKTALVEGLALRIAQGTVPDSLKAVSVRTLDLGLLQAGAGVKGEFEQRLKNIIDAVQQSANPVLLFIDEAHTLIGAGNHAGGGDAANLLKPALARGELRTIAATTWSEYKQYFERDAALERRFQVVKVDEPDDANASLMLRGLKARYASHHGVHIQDAAVQAAVILSRRYLTGRQLPDKAVDLLDTASARVRMSLDCEPQALVRVKSRQAALALECQALEDDQRLSGLGSDERLANIAAQHASLDHQRIELERQYHHELELTQQLLDARQAESPQPQACQDLQQRLDHVQGNRPLLSLDVTARSVAEVIADWTGVPLGSLLKDEQAGLLTLEQQLAERVIGQAPALGALAQRLRAARTGLTEESAPQGVFLLVGTSGVGKTETALALADCLFGGERSLITLNLSEYQEAHTVSQLKGSPPGYVGYGQGGVLTEAVRQRPYSVVLLDEVEKAHRDVLNLFYQVFDRGFMRDGEGREIDFRNTVILMTSNLGSDELQACLQAQPDAPESTLHELLRPILREHFQPALLARFQTLIYRPLDADALKRIVILKLAKVARRLQHHYGLDCQHDEHLSDALVAACLLPDTGARNIDSLLNQQILPVLSQQLLQRQAAGQRISGVTLGYSEEEGITLQFSDAQQVAASSDSEAQA from the coding sequence ATGGCACATTCCTCCACCCGATTGCTACGCCGCCTCAATCCTTACTGCGCCCAGGCGCTGAGTGCGGCGGCTTCGTTGTGTCAAGGCCGTGCCCACGGCCAGATCAGCATCGAGCACTGGCTGCTCAAGTTGTTAGAGCAGGGCGAGGGCGACCTCACCGTGATCGCCCGGCGCTACGAATGGGACATGGACACCTTGTGGCACGGTCTGCTCGAGCATCTGGACCGTCTGCCGCGCAGCGTTCAGAGCAAGCCGCAGTTGTGCGGCAAGTTGCAGCAATTGATCAGCAACGCCTGGCTGAATGCATCGCTGGAAGACAACAGCGACACCCTGCGGTCGGCCCACCTGCTCAGTGCGCTGATCGAGGCGCCCGGCTTGCTGGCCTGCGAAGCCGCTTGGCCGCTGCTGAGCATAAGCCCGGTGCAGTTGCAAAATCTCGTTGCGCTACTGGACCAGCATTCCGAAGAGCGCCCCCAGATACAGGCGCAAAAAGCCCTCGCCGGTACGGACGCAATCACGGACGCATCGGCAACCGTAGTCGGTCATTCTGTGAGCGATGCCCGGCATGAGGTGCTGGACAGATTCACTCAGGACATCACCGCCAAGGCCGGGGCAGGGCAGATCGATCCAGTGTTTGGCCGGGACGATGAAATCCGGCAGGTCATCGACATCCTGAGTCGCCGACGCAAGAACAACCCGATTCTGGTCGGCGACCCCGGGGTCGGCAAAACCGCGCTGGTCGAAGGCCTGGCGCTGCGTATTGCCCAAGGCACCGTGCCGGACAGCCTCAAGGCGGTCAGTGTGCGCACACTTGACCTTGGGCTGTTGCAAGCCGGGGCTGGCGTCAAGGGCGAGTTCGAGCAACGTCTGAAAAATATCATCGATGCCGTGCAGCAATCGGCCAACCCGGTGCTGCTGTTCATCGACGAAGCTCACACTCTGATCGGAGCCGGCAACCATGCAGGCGGCGGCGATGCCGCCAACCTGCTCAAGCCAGCCCTGGCCCGGGGTGAGTTGCGCACCATCGCCGCCACCACCTGGAGTGAATACAAACAATACTTCGAGCGCGACGCTGCGCTGGAACGGCGCTTTCAAGTGGTCAAGGTCGACGAGCCCGATGACGCCAATGCCAGCCTCATGTTGCGTGGCCTCAAAGCGCGTTACGCCAGCCATCACGGCGTGCATATCCAGGATGCCGCAGTGCAGGCCGCGGTCATCCTGTCGCGACGTTACCTGACCGGGCGCCAGTTGCCGGACAAGGCCGTCGACCTGCTCGATACCGCCAGCGCCCGGGTGCGCATGAGCCTGGACTGCGAGCCCCAGGCGCTGGTGCGGGTCAAGTCCCGGCAGGCTGCCCTGGCGCTGGAGTGCCAGGCGCTTGAGGATGACCAGCGCCTGAGCGGCCTTGGCAGTGACGAGCGCTTGGCAAACATAGCGGCGCAACACGCGTCGCTCGATCACCAACGCATCGAACTGGAGCGCCAATACCACCACGAGCTCGAGCTTACCCAACAGTTGCTTGACGCCCGTCAGGCCGAGAGTCCGCAGCCGCAAGCCTGTCAGGACCTGCAACAGCGGCTGGACCACGTGCAGGGCAACCGCCCGTTGCTATCGCTGGATGTCACTGCCCGCAGCGTGGCCGAAGTCATCGCCGACTGGACAGGCGTCCCACTGGGCAGCCTGCTCAAGGATGAACAGGCCGGTCTGTTGACCCTGGAGCAGCAACTGGCCGAGCGGGTGATAGGGCAGGCGCCTGCTTTGGGCGCGCTGGCCCAGCGGCTGCGGGCGGCGCGCACCGGTCTTACCGAAGAGTCGGCGCCCCAGGGTGTGTTCCTGCTGGTGGGCACCAGCGGTGTCGGCAAGACCGAAACCGCCCTGGCGCTGGCAGATTGTCTGTTCGGCGGTGAACGGTCGCTGATCACCCTCAACCTCTCCGAGTACCAGGAAGCCCACACCGTCAGCCAGCTCAAAGGCTCTCCGCCGGGTTACGTAGGCTACGGCCAGGGCGGGGTGCTCACCGAAGCGGTGCGCCAGCGTCCCTACAGCGTAGTGCTGCTCGACGAAGTGGAAAAGGCCCACCGCGACGTACTCAACCTGTTCTATCAGGTTTTCGATCGCGGCTTCATGCGTGACGGCGAAGGGCGCGAAATCGACTTTCGCAACACCGTCATCCTGATGACCTCCAACCTGGGCAGTGATGAACTGCAGGCTTGCCTGCAGGCGCAACCCGATGCGCCGGAGAGCACCTTGCACGAACTGCTGCGGCCAATCCTGCGCGAGCATTTCCAGCCGGCGTTGCTGGCAAGGTTCCAGACCCTGATCTACCGCCCGCTGGATGCCGACGCACTCAAGCGCATCGTCATCCTCAAACTGGCCAAAGTCGCCCGCCGCCTGCAGCACCATTACGGCCTCGATTGCCAGCATGACGAGCACTTGAGTGATGCCCTGGTTGCCGCCTGCCTGTTGCCCGACACCGGAGCGCGCAACATCGACAGCCTGCTCAACCAACAAATACTGCCGGTACTCAGCCAGCAACTGCTGCAGCGTCAGGCGGCCGGGCAGCGCATCAGCGGCGTGACCCTGGGTTACAGCGAAGAAGAGGGCATCACCTTGCAGTTCAGCGATGCGCAGCAGGTTGCCGCGTCCTCTGATAGCGAGGCCCAGGCATGA
- the vgrG gene encoding type VI secretion system tip protein VgrG, with amino-acid sequence MTMALPSFFDHSRHKLQVRNVSATLDVLAFTGEEHLSKPFSYHIEFTCAEQDLSAEQLLNQDATFSLHAAPEKAPFLGLPVPEVKPLRTLYGVVSAFQRLSASRDEARYQLTLQPRLALLDRGKQYRIYQYKSVPQIVEHILRSRHDFLGQDFIFTLVREYPVRHQVMQYGESDLAFITRLLAEVGIWFRFTIDERLRIDVVEFHDDQRHYQRVDALPCRPQSGLNSNDQDCVWGLQTEHKVVEKHINIRAYHHRDITAALHGEVDQTRGARTTYGEAYHYAEPYTERGDPIDQDEDLLSESGYFYARLRHERYLNGQTRLRGISSSAALAPGQWLKIANGAPQAFAPGAVLTGLRTRAARDSSFEAHFEALPYVETVCFRPELQPKPQMAGTVPARVTSTHPNHPYGHVDIEGRYRVNFLFDRDSWNAGQESVWLRLARPYAGDTYGLHLPLLPGTEVAVAFEHGDPDRPFIAHALHDNRHPDPVTLRNYKRNVLRTPANNKLRMEDTRGQEHIKLSTEYGGKSQVNLGHLVDAEKRKRGEGFELRTDDWGAIRAGKGVFISADQQPKANDTQLDMAAAILQLESALSLARSMQQAAQSAQVTPGDAQSIQRLTDALKGLEQPGVLMHAPGGIGVLSQEALCLSSGAESVGILAAHNTDISAGRSITAVAEESVSLLASQADLQLKAAKGNVQLHAQKGALHALAKNDLKIESVDGRITISAAQELVLNCGGAYIRLKDGEIELGAPGNLYLKTANVQKLAAASLDMPATPLPSGYAGTYDLADSGQVSKPFARYQITTQEGGVFKGVTDRHGQTMSVHTLLPGAMTIAFPEATGFDEQLRLLGRSGEIASHVKYSATLADGSSIEGVTDALGLTERIVTKEAVQITRLTLFPPEQAELMCCAAQNTQSPLVIDLTDSDIVTNEEEVGHSSLTVKLPKGKKRGLTPGEIDMARTVLPALVTLNTALARLNAALEGQVQAPLLTLQALRHQVASFIQRVQRMSPIGEALPVATNLPEPTLVRPVVILPPTRLPPLTPRKRKTGLWLCALGALLVSSSAAWWWERARSFEPPPVPAPVQLDSLQLFEAGSAALTPGSTKVLINALVDIKARPGWLIVISGHTDTTGNAGQNLALSHTRATAVRDWMQRMGDIPDNCFAVQGGAANQPIASNETLEGRSANRRVDIQLVPHEGACG; translated from the coding sequence ATGACCATGGCCCTCCCGAGCTTCTTCGACCACAGCCGGCACAAACTGCAGGTCCGCAATGTCAGCGCAACGCTGGACGTACTGGCCTTCACCGGTGAAGAACACCTGAGCAAACCGTTCAGCTACCACATCGAGTTCACCTGCGCCGAGCAGGACCTCAGTGCCGAGCAACTGCTCAACCAGGACGCGACTTTCAGCCTGCACGCTGCCCCCGAAAAAGCGCCGTTCCTCGGCCTGCCCGTGCCCGAGGTCAAGCCGCTGCGCACCCTGTACGGGGTCGTCAGCGCCTTCCAGCGCCTGTCTGCCTCACGGGACGAAGCCCGCTACCAGCTCACCCTGCAACCGCGCCTGGCCCTGCTCGACCGCGGCAAGCAGTACCGCATCTACCAGTACAAATCGGTGCCGCAGATCGTCGAGCACATCTTGCGCAGTCGCCACGACTTCCTCGGCCAGGACTTCATCTTCACCCTGGTGCGCGAGTACCCCGTGCGTCACCAGGTGATGCAGTACGGCGAAAGCGACCTGGCCTTCATCACCCGCCTGCTGGCCGAAGTGGGCATCTGGTTTCGCTTCACCATCGACGAACGCCTGCGCATCGACGTCGTCGAGTTTCACGACGACCAGCGCCACTACCAGCGCGTCGACGCGCTGCCATGCCGGCCGCAGTCGGGTCTGAACAGCAACGACCAAGACTGCGTGTGGGGCCTGCAGACCGAGCACAAGGTGGTGGAAAAACACATCAACATCCGCGCCTACCACCACCGCGACATCACCGCCGCGCTCCACGGCGAAGTCGACCAGACCCGTGGCGCCAGGACCACCTACGGCGAGGCCTACCACTACGCCGAGCCCTACACCGAGCGCGGTGATCCGATCGACCAGGACGAAGACCTGCTCAGCGAAAGCGGCTATTTCTACGCGCGCCTGCGCCACGAGCGCTACCTCAATGGCCAGACCCGCCTGCGCGGCATCAGCAGCAGCGCCGCCCTGGCGCCGGGGCAATGGCTGAAAATCGCCAACGGCGCCCCCCAGGCCTTCGCACCGGGCGCGGTACTCACCGGCCTGCGCACCCGCGCCGCCCGTGACAGCAGCTTCGAGGCCCACTTCGAGGCGCTTCCCTACGTCGAAACCGTGTGCTTTCGCCCCGAACTGCAGCCCAAGCCGCAGATGGCCGGCACCGTACCGGCGCGGGTCACCAGCACCCACCCCAACCACCCCTACGGTCACGTCGATATCGAAGGCCGCTACCGGGTCAACTTCCTCTTCGACCGCGACAGCTGGAACGCCGGCCAGGAAAGCGTCTGGCTGCGCCTGGCGCGGCCTTACGCCGGTGACACCTACGGCCTGCACCTGCCGTTGCTGCCCGGCACCGAAGTGGCGGTGGCCTTCGAGCACGGCGACCCGGACCGCCCCTTCATCGCCCACGCCCTGCACGACAACCGCCACCCCGACCCCGTCACCTTGCGCAACTACAAGCGCAACGTCCTGCGCACCCCGGCCAACAACAAATTGCGCATGGAGGACACGCGGGGGCAGGAACACATCAAGCTCAGCACCGAGTACGGCGGCAAGAGCCAGGTGAACCTGGGGCATCTGGTGGATGCCGAGAAGCGAAAGCGCGGGGAAGGGTTTGAGCTGCGCACGGATGATTGGGGGGCGATTCGTGCGGGGAAGGGGGTGTTCATCAGTGCTGACCAACAGCCCAAAGCCAACGACACGCAACTGGACATGGCCGCTGCCATTTTGCAACTGGAAAGCGCCCTGTCCCTGGCCCGCTCGATGCAGCAGGCAGCACAGAGCGCGCAAGTTACCCCTGGCGATGCGCAAAGCATCCAGCGCCTGACCGATGCCTTGAAAGGCCTGGAACAACCCGGGGTCCTGATGCATGCGCCCGGCGGCATCGGCGTACTCAGCCAGGAAGCGCTGTGCTTGTCTTCGGGCGCCGAAAGCGTCGGCATTCTGGCCGCGCACAACACCGACATCAGCGCCGGGCGCAGCATCACCGCCGTTGCCGAAGAATCCGTGAGCCTGCTCGCCAGTCAGGCCGATCTGCAACTGAAGGCGGCCAAAGGCAACGTCCAACTGCACGCGCAAAAAGGCGCACTGCATGCCCTGGCAAAAAACGACCTCAAGATCGAGAGCGTGGATGGGCGGATAACAATCAGCGCTGCGCAGGAACTGGTGCTCAACTGTGGCGGGGCGTACATCCGCCTCAAAGACGGTGAGATCGAACTGGGCGCCCCAGGCAACCTCTACCTGAAGACCGCCAACGTGCAAAAGCTTGCCGCTGCCAGCCTCGACATGCCTGCCACACCATTGCCCAGCGGCTACGCCGGCACCTACGACCTGGCCGACTCGGGGCAGGTGTCCAAGCCCTTCGCCCGATACCAGATCACCACTCAGGAAGGCGGCGTATTCAAAGGCGTAACCGACCGCCATGGCCAGACCATGAGTGTTCACACCTTGCTGCCGGGCGCGATGACCATCGCGTTCCCCGAGGCCACCGGCTTTGACGAACAACTGCGCCTGCTGGGGCGCAGTGGAGAAATTGCCAGCCATGTGAAGTACTCGGCGACCCTGGCGGACGGCAGCAGCATCGAGGGCGTAACCGATGCATTGGGCCTGACCGAACGCATTGTGACTAAAGAGGCCGTGCAGATCACCCGGCTGACCCTCTTTCCCCCTGAACAGGCTGAACTGATGTGCTGCGCAGCGCAGAACACCCAGTCACCTCTGGTCATCGACCTTACCGACAGCGACATCGTCACCAATGAAGAGGAGGTGGGGCACTCCTCACTCACCGTGAAGTTGCCCAAGGGCAAAAAGCGCGGGTTGACGCCGGGTGAAATCGACATGGCCAGAACCGTGTTGCCGGCACTCGTTACCCTCAATACCGCGCTCGCGCGGCTGAACGCTGCGCTTGAGGGCCAGGTGCAGGCACCCTTGCTCACCTTGCAGGCGCTGCGCCACCAGGTGGCGAGCTTCATCCAGCGCGTGCAGCGCATGAGCCCCATCGGTGAAGCACTGCCGGTGGCGACGAATTTGCCCGAGCCAACATTGGTGCGGCCTGTGGTGATATTGCCACCGACCCGTTTGCCACCCTTGACGCCTCGTAAACGCAAAACAGGCCTGTGGCTGTGTGCATTGGGCGCACTGCTGGTTTCCAGCAGCGCAGCCTGGTGGTGGGAACGCGCACGCTCCTTTGAACCTCCGCCTGTGCCCGCGCCGGTGCAACTGGACAGCCTGCAGTTGTTTGAGGCCGGCAGTGCCGCGCTGACGCCGGGCTCAACCAAAGTGCTGATCAACGCGCTGGTGGATATCAAGGCCCGTCCCGGCTGGTTGATCGTTATCTCCGGGCACACCGACACCACCGGTAACGCCGGGCAAAACCTGGCGCTCTCCCATACCCGTGCCACTGCCGTGCGTGACTGGATGCAGCGCATGGGGGACATTCCCGACAATTGCTTTGCCGTTCAGGGTGGGGCAGCCAATCAACCGATTGCCAGTAACGAGACGCTCGAAGGCCGTTCGGCCAACCGGCGTGTGGACATCCAGCTGGTGCCACACGAGGGGGCCTGCGGCTAA
- a CDS encoding LysR family transcriptional regulator, whose protein sequence is MHLKAHRFFAMVAVTGSFSATARHFQVPASSVSRFIAALEREVGQQLLYRNTRAVKLTDAGERYYAQIREVLELLDTANEDISGKAGDIRGLVRINAPVAFGHLHIVKLLDGLYRLYPELTVELTVTDAYIDPVQEGADLTFRVGHLQDSGLIGRKLCDQRFVLCASAGYVEQHGRPATPQDLQQHCCLVYKGTGGAQRWHFRRPGSEAVTIIDVQGPLRSNNAQVLVEAALAGRGIVFFPSWLFDHEHFRNKTLIPLLPDWDGSVDATPSQIHLISPENRLRSQKVRRVWDYFLDAIGSPPYWDDLS, encoded by the coding sequence ATGCACCTCAAGGCCCACCGTTTCTTCGCCATGGTGGCGGTAACCGGCAGCTTTTCTGCCACCGCCCGCCACTTCCAGGTTCCCGCCTCTTCGGTGTCGCGTTTCATAGCCGCGCTGGAGCGTGAGGTGGGGCAACAGCTGCTGTACCGCAACACCCGGGCGGTAAAACTGACCGACGCCGGTGAGCGCTATTACGCACAGATCCGCGAAGTGCTGGAGCTGCTCGACACCGCCAATGAAGACATCAGCGGCAAGGCCGGCGACATTCGCGGCCTGGTACGCATCAATGCCCCGGTCGCGTTCGGTCACCTCCACATCGTCAAGCTGCTCGACGGCTTGTACCGGTTGTACCCTGAACTGACGGTCGAACTGACGGTGACCGATGCCTACATCGACCCCGTGCAGGAAGGCGCCGACCTTACCTTCCGCGTCGGTCACCTGCAGGATTCCGGGCTGATCGGGCGCAAGCTCTGCGACCAGCGGTTCGTCCTGTGCGCCAGCGCCGGCTACGTGGAACAGCACGGACGACCGGCAACGCCCCAGGACCTGCAACAGCATTGCTGCCTGGTCTACAAAGGCACCGGTGGCGCCCAGCGCTGGCACTTCCGCCGCCCGGGCAGCGAGGCCGTAACGATCATTGACGTACAAGGCCCGCTGCGCAGCAACAATGCCCAGGTGCTGGTGGAAGCGGCGCTGGCAGGCCGGGGGATCGTGTTCTTTCCGTCCTGGCTGTTCGACCACGAGCACTTCAGGAACAAGACCTTGATCCCGCTGTTGCCCGACTGGGACGGCTCGGTGGATGCAACGCCCAGCCAGATCCACCTGATCTCCCCGGAAAACCGCCTTCGCTCGCAAAAAGTGCGACGCGTGTGGGACTACTTTCTCGACGCCATTGGTTCGCCGCCGTATTGGGACGACTTGAGCTGA